In Vagococcus luciliae, one genomic interval encodes:
- a CDS encoding methionine ABC transporter permease produces the protein MTSITHAMIYLPELMLALKQTMYMIGVSMVFGMVFGLVIGTVLFLCRKKETWQQTCLYNISSSYVNIIRSFPFLLLVVTLIPLTRVIVGTGFGPKSASVSLSLVAIAIFARLCEQVLLDIPNSVLVLSDSLGVSLWQKVIHFLWLEARSGLVLSATSMLISLVSYSTVMGVVGGGGIGDFAIRYGYQRYEYTVMMFAIVIMIVLVGLIQLVGYKIAKKLDKRMLS, from the coding sequence ATGACATCTATAACGCATGCGATGATTTATTTGCCAGAACTGATGTTAGCTCTCAAACAGACAATGTATATGATTGGTGTGAGTATGGTATTTGGTATGGTGTTTGGTTTGGTAATAGGGACTGTGTTATTTTTATGTCGAAAAAAAGAAACATGGCAACAAACATGTCTCTATAATATTTCGTCAAGTTATGTCAACATTATTCGCTCATTTCCGTTTTTACTACTAGTTGTCACACTGATTCCTTTGACGCGAGTGATCGTTGGGACAGGATTTGGACCGAAATCAGCATCGGTCTCACTTAGTCTAGTTGCGATTGCCATCTTTGCTAGACTTTGCGAACAAGTGTTACTAGATATTCCAAATAGTGTGTTGGTTTTATCTGATTCACTAGGCGTGAGTTTATGGCAAAAAGTGATTCATTTTTTATGGTTAGAAGCAAGAAGTGGTTTGGTATTAAGTGCGACATCGATGTTAATTAGTTTGGTATCTTATTCGACTGTAATGGGAGTAGTCGGTGGTGGAGGAATTGGAGACTTCGCCATTCGATATGGCTATCAGCGTTATGAATACACTGTGATGATGTTTGCTATTGTCATCATGATTGTGTTAGTTGGATTGATTCAATTAGTAGGGTATAAAATAGCAAAAAAATTAGATAAAAGGATGTTGTCATAA
- a CDS encoding septation ring formation regulator EzrA — MNTKTWLWVLLFVIILAVAAYLVAFFMKRRNQDKLEELEKRKIALFDLPVIEEVDEVKKMHLVGQSQNTFREWNQKWIDISTISFAELESLIFEIENLNETYRLMKVKEAIVEANDTLTGMEKEVEEIRQGLKELRGSEERNSEAVQKALDAYESISNTVSENPEKYGVSYSELEKQIQNVERDFTQFVALNTAGDPMEARTVLENAEKRTYEIQKIVEQIPPLVETLTNVFPKQLKEIKEGYETLKKDHYVFENDVVAVNVEKLETKVDSTLSNLEKLEIENVSKLNTEIAKEIDHLYDIMEKEISSRVYVNDNKAKLTSLLEHADKNNHLLMIELDHVSQSYILNNNELGSVRGFQAQMEEIQKEFDETEEQMKNKEAIFSQVASFYRESLAQLKDIENGQVEISRSIKDFAPRERETIQKIDDYELELRMLKRYVEKQRLPGIPSSYLEFFFVTGERIEELSQELNKIRIDMNHIDRLVGVCDEDMRTLREKTNELIDSAALTEQMIQYANRFRFSHPDIKHAIDRSLSLFSREHQYKDALDVISEAIERIEPGATERIRKYYFDNKETTV; from the coding sequence ATGAATACTAAAACCTGGTTATGGGTATTACTTTTTGTAATTATCCTAGCAGTAGCTGCCTACCTAGTTGCGTTCTTTATGAAGCGCAGAAATCAAGATAAACTGGAGGAGTTAGAAAAACGTAAAATTGCGTTATTCGACCTGCCAGTGATTGAAGAAGTGGACGAAGTAAAGAAAATGCACTTAGTAGGACAAAGCCAAAACACATTTAGGGAATGGAACCAAAAATGGATTGATATATCTACCATATCTTTTGCTGAACTAGAAAGCCTAATTTTTGAAATTGAAAACTTAAATGAGACTTATCGATTAATGAAGGTTAAAGAAGCCATTGTAGAAGCTAATGACACGTTAACTGGGATGGAAAAAGAAGTCGAAGAAATCCGTCAGGGCTTGAAAGAATTACGTGGAAGTGAAGAACGTAACTCCGAAGCTGTTCAAAAAGCTTTAGATGCATATGAGTCAATTAGTAATACAGTGTCTGAAAATCCTGAAAAATATGGTGTCTCTTATAGTGAACTTGAAAAACAAATTCAAAATGTTGAACGCGATTTTACTCAATTTGTTGCATTGAATACAGCTGGTGATCCGATGGAAGCACGTACTGTATTAGAAAACGCTGAAAAGAGAACATACGAAATCCAAAAAATTGTAGAGCAAATTCCACCTTTAGTCGAAACACTAACAAATGTGTTTCCAAAGCAACTAAAGGAAATAAAAGAAGGCTACGAAACATTGAAGAAAGATCACTATGTATTTGAAAATGACGTAGTGGCTGTTAATGTTGAAAAACTAGAAACAAAAGTTGACTCAACATTATCTAATTTAGAAAAATTAGAAATTGAAAATGTTTCAAAATTAAATACTGAAATTGCTAAAGAAATTGATCATTTGTATGACATCATGGAAAAAGAAATTTCTTCAAGAGTTTATGTTAATGACAATAAAGCAAAATTAACAAGCCTATTGGAACATGCCGATAAAAACAATCATTTATTAATGATTGAATTGGATCATGTCTCTCAAAGTTATATTTTAAATAACAATGAATTGGGAAGCGTCAGAGGTTTCCAAGCTCAGATGGAAGAAATACAAAAAGAATTTGACGAAACTGAAGAACAAATGAAAAATAAAGAAGCGATTTTCTCACAAGTTGCTTCTTTTTACCGCGAGAGTCTAGCCCAATTGAAAGACATTGAAAACGGGCAAGTTGAGATAAGTCGTTCTATTAAGGATTTTGCTCCTAGAGAACGTGAAACTATCCAAAAAATTGATGACTATGAATTAGAATTGCGTATGTTAAAACGTTATGTTGAAAAACAACGCTTACCTGGAATACCAAGCAGTTACTTGGAATTTTTCTTTGTAACTGGAGAACGAATTGAAGAACTAAGCCAAGAGCTTAATAAAATTAGAATAGATATGAATCATATCGATCGCTTAGTTGGTGTATGTGATGAGGACATGCGCACGCTTCGTGAAAAAACGAATGAGTTGATTGATAGTGCTGCTTTAACAGAGCAAATGATTCAGTACGCTAACCGTTTCCGTTTCTCTCATCCAGATATAAAACACGCAATTGATCGCAGTTTGAGTTTATTCTCAAGAGAGCATCAATACAAAGATGCTTTAGATGTTATTTCTGAAGCGATTGAACGAATCGAACCAGGAGCAACAGAACGTATTAGAAAATATTATTTTGATAATAAAGAGACAACAGTCTAA
- a CDS encoding OsmC family protein translates to MKSETIELIQGKKGIELPVETGNWTLLKEEGYSPIQTLVASVGSCGAYVYQSILNKSHIPYTFEKTIITYKRDSERQSHPVNSIAIHFELSVPLEFQERANRSLKLIKKNCPVIQSIDTKIEVIETAIFK, encoded by the coding sequence ATGAAAAGTGAAACCATCGAATTAATCCAAGGAAAAAAGGGAATAGAACTACCAGTTGAAACAGGGAACTGGACATTACTAAAAGAAGAAGGGTATTCACCTATTCAGACATTGGTAGCATCTGTGGGTAGCTGTGGTGCTTATGTGTACCAATCTATTTTAAATAAATCACATATTCCTTATACATTTGAAAAGACAATTATTACATATAAAAGAGATAGTGAACGACAAAGCCATCCAGTTAATTCGATTGCTATTCATTTTGAATTAAGTGTTCCTCTTGAGTTTCAAGAACGTGCCAATCGAAGTTTAAAACTAATTAAAAAGAACTGTCCTGTCATTCAGTCAATTGATACGAAAATAGAAGTTATCGAGACAGCAATATTTAAATAA
- a CDS encoding MetQ/NlpA family ABC transporter substrate-binding protein, with amino-acid sequence MKKSLKYSILLGLTLGLVACGKAKESKKEDTPKEDKIIKVASQAPPMTDIVIVAKEEAKKDGWDIELVQVTDNIQYNEMLKSKEVDANFAQHKPYMMKFNQEKDANLVVIQPIYNAKVGYYSKDYKSVDEIPEKAKIAIPSDVSNEGRALAILNEQGLITLKEGVGFNGTLKDIEKNPKELEFLSVDLLNLAEAYNEKDVAMVYNYPAYISKVGLTPDDAILLENTVDERFAISLVAREDNEKSEKIQALKKAMTSKAVKDYIEKEHSKTAIPAF; translated from the coding sequence ATGAAAAAAAGTTTAAAGTATTCAATATTATTAGGTTTAACATTAGGGTTAGTGGCGTGTGGAAAAGCTAAAGAAAGTAAAAAAGAAGACACACCAAAAGAAGATAAAATCATTAAAGTGGCTTCTCAGGCACCACCAATGACTGACATTGTAATTGTTGCAAAAGAAGAAGCAAAAAAAGATGGTTGGGATATTGAATTGGTTCAAGTAACAGACAACATACAATACAATGAAATGTTAAAAAGTAAAGAAGTTGATGCGAACTTTGCTCAGCATAAACCATATATGATGAAATTTAATCAAGAAAAAGATGCAAACTTAGTCGTAATCCAACCAATCTACAATGCAAAAGTTGGTTATTATTCAAAAGATTATAAATCAGTTGACGAGATTCCTGAAAAAGCCAAAATTGCTATTCCAAGTGATGTATCAAATGAAGGACGTGCCCTTGCTATTTTAAACGAACAAGGATTGATTACATTAAAAGAAGGTGTTGGTTTTAATGGGACACTGAAAGATATCGAAAAAAATCCAAAAGAATTAGAATTTTTATCAGTTGATTTGTTAAACTTAGCGGAAGCATACAATGAAAAAGATGTAGCGATGGTTTACAACTACCCAGCATACATTTCAAAAGTTGGATTAACACCAGATGATGCCATCTTATTAGAAAATACAGTTGACGAGAGATTTGCGATTTCTTTAGTTGCCAGAGAAGACAATGAAAAATCTGAGAAAATTCAAGCACTGAAAAAAGCTATGACAAGTAAAGCAGTTAAAGATTATATCGAGAAAGAACATAGTAAAACAGCCATTCCAGCATTTTAA
- a CDS encoding aminopeptidase — protein sequence MVLTNFDHLLQKYAELITKVGVNISDSHTVVLNIQVEQAPLARYIVKEAYKLGAKQVVVQWSDDTINREFFLHADDDAISTVPQYKIEEANDWVEKGASRISVVSQNPDAFSGVDGERLATFQSVNGKAMMSLRQATQANKLSWTVVAAAGSDWAKKVFPELSSNEEQVDALWDAIFKACRMYETDPIEAWHKHDKTLETKAAELNAQQFDALHYTAPGTDLVIGLPEHHHWEGAGSKNARGERFMANMPTEEVFTAPDRRRIDGVVSSTKPLSYAGNTIENMVFTFKDGKVVDVTAEKGEDVLKKLLETDEGAKSLGEVALVPDSSPISQSGITFFNTLFDENASNHLALGSAYAFNIEGGTEMTEDELAEAGLNRSQTHVDFMVGSNKMNIDGIKKDGSRVPIFRNGEWA from the coding sequence ATGGTTTTAACTAATTTTGATCATTTATTACAAAAATATGCTGAATTAATCACTAAAGTGGGAGTAAATATTTCTGATTCACACACAGTAGTATTAAATATACAAGTAGAGCAAGCGCCGCTAGCTCGTTATATTGTAAAAGAAGCTTATAAATTAGGGGCTAAACAAGTCGTTGTGCAATGGTCTGATGACACAATCAACAGAGAATTTTTCTTACATGCTGATGATGACGCCATCTCAACTGTTCCACAATACAAAATTGAAGAAGCAAATGACTGGGTAGAAAAAGGAGCAAGTCGCATTAGTGTGGTTTCTCAAAATCCGGATGCTTTTTCTGGTGTAGACGGAGAACGTTTGGCTACTTTCCAATCAGTTAACGGAAAAGCGATGATGTCACTCAGACAAGCGACTCAAGCAAATAAATTAAGTTGGACTGTTGTTGCAGCCGCTGGTAGTGACTGGGCTAAAAAAGTTTTCCCAGAGTTGTCTTCTAACGAAGAACAAGTCGATGCTTTATGGGATGCTATTTTCAAAGCGTGTCGTATGTATGAAACTGATCCAATCGAAGCTTGGCATAAGCATGATAAAACGTTGGAAACAAAAGCGGCTGAATTAAATGCCCAACAATTTGACGCTCTACATTACACTGCTCCAGGAACTGACTTAGTGATTGGTCTTCCTGAACATCATCATTGGGAAGGTGCCGGTAGTAAAAATGCACGTGGCGAACGTTTCATGGCGAATATGCCTACTGAAGAAGTATTTACTGCACCTGATCGTCGTCGAATTGATGGCGTTGTTTCAAGCACCAAACCATTAAGTTATGCGGGAAATACAATTGAAAATATGGTCTTTACTTTTAAAGATGGAAAAGTTGTTGATGTAACTGCTGAAAAAGGCGAAGATGTTTTGAAAAAATTACTAGAAACAGATGAAGGAGCTAAAAGCTTAGGTGAAGTCGCTCTTGTACCTGATAGCTCTCCAATCTCTCAATCAGGTATTACATTCTTTAACACATTATTTGACGAGAATGCTTCAAATCATTTAGCTCTAGGTAGTGCCTATGCTTTCAATATTGAAGGTGGTACTGAAATGACTGAAGACGAATTAGCAGAAGCAGGATTAAATCGTAGCCAAACTCATGTTGACTTTATGGTTGGTTCAAATAAAATGAATATTGATGGCATCAAAAAAGATGGCTCACGTGTTCCTATTTTTAGAAATGGCGAATGGGCATAA
- the thiI gene encoding tRNA uracil 4-sulfurtransferase ThiI: MKATEIMIRYGELSTKGKNRRIFINRLAYNVKQSLHAYPNVKVRADRDRMHLILNGEDDRLVMEQLKPIFGIQSFSPVVRIEKDTELICQTAVEMVKDIWKPGKTFKVQSRRSDKEFIWDSKDINKEVGAAIFHGIEGIEVKMIQPDIRMEVEVRNEAAYLSCETIYGAAGLPVGSSGKGMLMLSGGIDSPVAGYLAMKRGVEIEAVHFYSPPYTSEQSLNKAKDLAVKLTPYVGQIQFITVPFTEIQEEIKRGIPQGYWMTVTRRFMLRLTDKIREKHQGLAIVNGESLGQVASQTMHSMLAINDVTTTPIIRPVITMDKSEIIEIAEKIDTFTLATQPFEDCCTIFAPPEPKTKPKVDKVRKYEERLDIEGLVERAIEGIIVEEVKSSDSFLQTSTQEMDDLF, from the coding sequence ATGAAAGCAACAGAAATTATGATTCGCTATGGCGAGTTATCAACAAAAGGAAAAAACAGACGCATTTTTATTAATCGATTAGCCTATAATGTAAAACAAAGTTTGCATGCTTACCCAAATGTAAAAGTAAGAGCAGACAGAGACAGGATGCATTTGATTTTAAATGGTGAAGATGATCGATTGGTTATGGAGCAATTAAAACCTATTTTTGGTATTCAAAGTTTTTCGCCAGTCGTTCGGATAGAAAAAGACACCGAGTTAATTTGTCAAACAGCAGTCGAGATGGTAAAAGATATTTGGAAACCTGGCAAAACCTTTAAAGTACAAAGCAGACGCTCAGATAAAGAATTTATTTGGGATAGTAAAGATATTAATAAAGAAGTAGGAGCTGCTATTTTTCATGGTATAGAAGGCATTGAAGTGAAAATGATTCAGCCAGATATTCGTATGGAAGTAGAAGTTCGTAATGAAGCGGCTTATTTATCTTGTGAAACGATTTATGGCGCTGCTGGCTTACCAGTTGGCTCAAGTGGTAAAGGCATGTTGATGCTATCAGGGGGGATTGATTCACCTGTTGCTGGCTATTTGGCAATGAAACGTGGAGTAGAAATAGAAGCAGTCCATTTTTATAGTCCTCCATATACAAGTGAGCAATCATTAAATAAAGCCAAAGACTTAGCCGTTAAATTAACGCCATATGTTGGTCAAATCCAATTTATTACAGTACCATTTACAGAAATCCAAGAAGAAATTAAAAGAGGGATTCCACAAGGGTATTGGATGACGGTGACAAGACGTTTTATGTTACGCTTAACTGATAAGATAAGAGAAAAACATCAAGGGTTAGCGATTGTTAATGGAGAATCTCTAGGTCAAGTCGCCTCACAAACAATGCACAGTATGTTAGCGATTAACGATGTGACCACAACCCCAATCATTCGTCCGGTTATTACGATGGATAAATCAGAAATCATTGAAATAGCTGAAAAAATTGATACATTTACTCTAGCTACACAACCATTTGAAGACTGTTGCACAATTTTCGCTCCACCAGAACCAAAAACAAAACCAAAAGTAGACAAAGTTCGAAAATATGAAGAACGATTGGATATTGAGGGATTAGTTGAAAGAGCTATAGAAGGCATTATTGTTGAAGAAGTTAAGTCAAGTGACAGTTTTTTACAAACAAGCACACAAGAGATGGATGATTTATTTTAA
- a CDS encoding YihY/virulence factor BrkB family protein: MGKIKEKKDWRSFVKDFMATLKQADVTIYSIVVTYYMLLSFFPLFIVIGNILPYLKIDETTIYPYIRELLPPDIYRLLKDTIEDLLTKSNGGLLSISAIGTFWAISKGINGIRISLDKAYGVSKQKTQIIRRLLSFFMVFLLMLALLVLMFVMGFGQVILEHLLPILGLPDNILSTFQTLRWPVTISVLFVVMTCIYYFLPSAKIHFKTILFGAVFTTITWMIVTQAFSLYVTHFSGKISSYGIIGGFILFMFWLNIAASIIIIGGVINVTVERFVYGPINVKESVVGNYVENTMQRVKEKREEKKKENSVS, encoded by the coding sequence ATGGGAAAAATAAAAGAGAAGAAGGATTGGCGATCGTTTGTTAAGGACTTTATGGCGACGTTAAAACAAGCCGATGTTACAATCTATTCAATTGTTGTAACATATTATATGTTATTATCGTTTTTCCCACTCTTCATTGTGATTGGTAATATATTGCCCTATTTAAAAATCGATGAGACCACTATTTATCCTTATATTAGAGAGTTATTACCACCAGATATCTATCGTCTTTTAAAAGATACGATAGAAGATTTGTTGACTAAGAGTAATGGTGGTTTACTTTCTATTTCTGCGATAGGAACATTTTGGGCGATTAGTAAGGGTATTAATGGGATTCGCATTAGTTTAGATAAAGCGTATGGTGTATCTAAGCAAAAAACGCAAATTATTAGGCGATTGTTATCATTTTTTATGGTGTTTTTATTGATGTTAGCTCTATTAGTTTTAATGTTTGTAATGGGATTTGGACAAGTAATATTGGAACATCTTCTTCCAATATTAGGGTTGCCAGATAACATATTGTCAACATTTCAAACACTTAGATGGCCAGTGACCATCTCTGTCTTATTTGTTGTTATGACGTGTATTTATTATTTTTTACCAAGTGCGAAAATACATTTTAAGACTATTTTATTTGGTGCAGTATTTACAACTATTACTTGGATGATAGTGACGCAAGCTTTTAGTTTATATGTGACACATTTTTCAGGTAAAATATCCAGCTATGGTATTATTGGAGGATTTATCCTCTTTATGTTTTGGCTAAATATTGCTGCTTCGATTATTATTATTGGTGGTGTGATAAATGTTACCGTTGAAAGATTTGTCTATGGACCAATTAACGTAAAAGAAAGTGTCGTTGGAAACTACGTAGAAAATACGATGCAACGAGTAAAAGAAAAAAGAGAAGAAAAAAAGAAAGAAAACTCAGTTAGTTAA
- a CDS encoding TetR/AcrR family transcriptional regulator has protein sequence MARKKTITREHILSAVYEVISTEGFSGFTARNIANKMKTSTQPIYLEFKNMDELRTVFIDRVTADIRSEVYDRRFTDDCIVDLSINYVKFASDHSVLFKSLFVDDHESGNQLNEFTYDLFNEKVASDEKYSKLSHKIKEAIFINCWIMSVGLASLAASKRAKPQNEEIEKIIKNLIDLSMKHPDVTLTR, from the coding sequence GTGGCAAGGAAGAAAACGATTACGCGAGAACATATTTTATCAGCTGTATATGAAGTGATTTCAACTGAAGGTTTCAGTGGATTTACAGCAAGAAATATAGCAAATAAAATGAAGACATCCACACAACCTATCTATTTAGAATTTAAAAACATGGATGAGTTACGAACTGTTTTTATTGATAGAGTAACAGCAGACATTAGATCAGAAGTATACGATCGCCGATTTACAGACGATTGCATTGTTGATTTATCTATCAATTATGTTAAATTTGCTTCAGATCATAGCGTCCTTTTTAAGTCATTGTTTGTGGATGATCATGAGAGTGGTAACCAATTAAATGAATTTACCTATGACTTGTTTAATGAAAAAGTAGCGAGTGATGAAAAATATAGTAAATTAAGCCATAAAATAAAAGAAGCTATTTTTATAAATTGCTGGATTATGAGTGTTGGTTTAGCTTCTCTTGCAGCGTCGAAACGGGCTAAACCTCAAAATGAAGAAATTGAAAAGATAATAAAAAACCTGATTGATTTATCGATGAAACACCCGGATGTAACGTTAACAAGATAA
- a CDS encoding flavodoxin, whose product MAIAKIVYASLTGNTEEIADIVAERLEDKGIDVEINECTQVDADDFLDADICIVGSYTYDDLLVPDEIADFYDDLLELDLTGKLYGVVGSGDTFYPCFCQVVDQFDKAFQSTGAKKGAESVKVDLAAEEDDIVALEAFADSLVQQLNN is encoded by the coding sequence ATGGCTATTGCTAAAATTGTTTATGCTAGTCTTACCGGAAATACCGAAGAAATTGCTGATATTGTTGCTGAGAGATTAGAAGATAAAGGAATTGATGTTGAAATCAATGAATGTACACAAGTCGATGCAGATGACTTTCTTGATGCTGATATTTGCATTGTTGGAAGCTATACTTATGATGACTTACTTGTTCCAGATGAAATTGCTGATTTTTATGACGATCTTTTAGAATTAGATTTAACAGGTAAATTATATGGAGTCGTTGGCTCGGGTGATACTTTTTATCCTTGTTTTTGTCAAGTTGTAGACCAATTTGATAAAGCCTTCCAATCAACAGGCGCAAAAAAAGGCGCTGAGTCAGTTAAAGTCGACTTAGCTGCCGAAGAAGATGATATTGTAGCACTTGAAGCCTTTGCTGACTCTTTAGTGCAACAATTAAATAACTAA
- a CDS encoding cysteine desulfurase family protein, translating into MIYFDNSATTMIHPQVLDTYNKVSQRFMGNPSSLHRLGQQSSVLLEKSRVQIADILGVESSEIFFTSGGTEGNNWVLKGTAIEKRSFGNHIIVSSVEHPSVSNTAKQLEELGFKVSFCPVDRNGMIDCHDLKKLITEETILVSTVVVNSEVGMVQRIKEISTLLENYPSIHYHVDAVQAITKLSVDKFLTPRVDFMTCSAHKFQGPRGIGFVYWRSGAKLSPLLTGGGQEHNKRSGTENTPAIVAMAKAIRIATDDQEMKEQKIRHLKNALATGLQQYEHVTIFSSLDDESSAPHILTFGLKKVRGEVLVHAFEDKDIYISTTSACSSRQKTDSSTLHAMGVTHHFAETAVRISLNHQNTIAEVEQFLVIFNQLYNKFSKIYS; encoded by the coding sequence ATGATATATTTTGATAATAGTGCTACAACCATGATTCATCCGCAAGTGTTAGATACCTATAATAAAGTAAGTCAACGTTTTATGGGAAATCCTTCAAGCTTACACCGTTTAGGTCAACAATCATCTGTGTTATTAGAAAAATCACGTGTTCAAATAGCAGATATATTAGGGGTAGAGTCTTCTGAAATCTTTTTTACCAGTGGTGGGACAGAAGGAAATAATTGGGTTCTAAAGGGGACAGCGATAGAAAAACGCTCTTTTGGTAATCATATTATCGTGTCAAGTGTGGAACACCCATCTGTTTCTAATACAGCGAAACAATTAGAAGAACTTGGGTTTAAAGTATCTTTTTGTCCCGTTGATAGAAACGGAATGATTGATTGTCATGACTTAAAAAAATTAATCACTGAAGAGACAATTTTAGTATCAACCGTTGTAGTAAATAGTGAAGTAGGGATGGTTCAACGGATTAAAGAGATTAGTACATTATTGGAAAACTATCCATCGATTCATTATCATGTTGATGCAGTCCAAGCCATCACTAAGTTGTCTGTTGATAAATTTTTAACTCCTCGTGTAGATTTCATGACGTGTTCTGCTCACAAATTTCAAGGCCCAAGAGGAATTGGATTTGTTTATTGGCGGAGTGGAGCAAAATTATCTCCTCTATTGACTGGTGGAGGACAAGAACATAATAAACGCAGTGGAACAGAAAATACACCAGCAATTGTTGCGATGGCAAAAGCAATTCGAATTGCAACAGATGATCAAGAGATGAAAGAACAGAAAATTCGCCATCTAAAAAATGCCTTAGCAACAGGATTACAACAGTACGAACATGTGACAATTTTTTCTTCATTAGATGATGAGTCATCAGCCCCTCATATTTTAACATTCGGGTTAAAAAAAGTTCGTGGCGAAGTATTAGTTCATGCATTTGAAGACAAAGATATTTATATTTCGACAACAAGTGCCTGTTCAAGTCGTCAAAAAACAGATAGTAGTACACTTCATGCAATGGGAGTGACTCATCATTTTGCTGAAACAGCCGTTCGTATCAGTTTAAATCATCAAAATACCATAGCAGAAGTAGAACAATTCTTAGTTATTTTTAATCAATTGTATAACAAGTTTTCGAAAATTTATTCGTAA
- the map gene encoding type I methionyl aminopeptidase → MITLKSAREIDEMEKSGQLLASVHEALRDFIKPGVTSWDIEVFVRNMIEENGGIAAQIGYEGYEYATCCSINDEICHGFPRKTPLKDGDLIKVDMCIDLKGAMSDSCWAYVVGKSTPEIDKLMEVTKKALYLGIEQAKVGNRIGDIGHAIQTYVEGENLSVVRDFIGHGIGPTIHEAPSVPHYGQAGKGLRLKEGMVITIEPMVNTGTWQMKMDNNGWTARTKDGGLSCQYEHTIAITADGPKILTLQDE, encoded by the coding sequence ATGATTACATTAAAATCAGCAAGAGAAATAGATGAAATGGAAAAGTCTGGTCAATTATTAGCTAGTGTCCATGAGGCACTAAGGGATTTCATTAAACCAGGTGTAACAAGCTGGGACATTGAAGTATTTGTCAGAAATATGATTGAAGAAAATGGTGGAATTGCAGCTCAAATCGGATACGAAGGCTACGAGTATGCAACTTGTTGCAGTATCAATGATGAAATTTGTCACGGATTCCCTAGAAAAACACCATTAAAAGACGGTGATTTAATTAAAGTAGATATGTGTATTGATTTAAAAGGAGCCATGTCTGATTCTTGTTGGGCATATGTTGTCGGTAAATCAACACCTGAAATTGATAAATTAATGGAAGTTACTAAAAAAGCTTTGTATTTAGGGATTGAACAAGCAAAAGTCGGCAATCGTATAGGAGATATTGGTCATGCCATTCAAACGTATGTTGAAGGTGAAAACTTGTCTGTAGTACGAGATTTCATAGGACATGGTATAGGACCAACAATACATGAAGCACCATCTGTCCCTCATTATGGTCAAGCGGGAAAAGGGTTACGTTTAAAAGAAGGTATGGTTATTACAATAGAGCCAATGGTTAATACTGGAACTTGGCAAATGAAGATGGATAATAATGGATGGACTGCAAGAACGAAAGACGGTGGGCTTAGCTGTCAATACGAGCACACAATTGCTATCACAGCAGATGGTCCAAAAATTTTAACTCTACAAGATGAATAG